In Populus alba chromosome 4, ASM523922v2, whole genome shotgun sequence, the genomic window GTTAATTAATAATTCACAGAAACTGGACGTCAGAACGCCACAGGGAGCTAGGATAAGGGCTTTTGATTTTAGTAATTAAGCTGTTAGCTAGCTAATCGCCGGCCCTTTTATCTCTGTCAGCTCTGCAGTACTGTACTACGGCGTGTGCGCAGTAAATGAAGTGATAGTTTCTTCCTTGTTTTGGGTTCTAAATGGAAGCAATATCAGGCGGGTGTGGTGGAAATCAGATAACGTTCCGTTTTCACCATAAATGGGAATGTCCCCAACAGTCTTGTCCCCTTCTACACGCAGTGAGTTAGATACCGTGTAGACACAGTCCAATTAAACACGACCTACCACTGCAGGTTTGGAGCGTGTAATGGATGAACGCTAAGATTTATTAGCATGTTTAAACTGGATATGTTTTCATATGAGGCCACAAATTCTCGATGTGGCGTTGTTTCGAGATAAGTTTCGCCATGGCGGTGCTTGGTGCGCTTTGTAATcggagtttttaaatttttttttttttttaattaatttttttaatttttttttaaaatgtgatgttattaaaaaaaaatttaaaaaaacaaaaattattattttaatatattttaaaaaaaatactttaaaataaatcattattattattctaaacattctagattttattttcatcctttatttttttgacactTATAACTATGTTAGGAGAGCAtcaagttattttgttttggttttttagatgatttttgaaaatataataaaaaaaaaattattttttttatttagaaatatattaaaataatattttttttatttttaaaaaattatttttaatagtaatacattaaaataaaatatacacacacattgtagtagttattattattattattattattattattattattattattattattattatggatatCCAAATTAGTTTGATATTAGACAATATTTGaaggtaaaataataattcttttttaaaatatttttatttatagatatattaaaataatattttttatttttaaaaaattatttttaacattaacacattaaaataaaatatatatatatatatatacacacacacacacacatggcACAGTATTAATAAAGGAACGATGGATTCATTTCTGATTTCTCTGTATTATTTCTTTGCAAAAATTTCTTAcgggaaaaagaaataaatcaaatatataggAATGTCCATATCAGGTGAGGTACGATTGTAGATAGCAGGAAAAAAATGCATGGTGGTCCAGTAGTCGTGGCAGCAGTTGCAGCCACGAAAGTCCTTGGTACTCACGTGGCTACGTGCCGATATGTGGGCCTCGGCCTTACCCAAAGCTGAGTGGTGACCGTGTCTCCTTCCACAGATGATGTTTGATAATCTGACAAGCAGTCACTGTCCTCCCCCTCCCTCTCCCTGTATGTCAAGAAGCTCTGAAGAAAAATGTATACACGCGCAGGAACGTGTCGTGCTTCTAGTAGTCCTGCCCCTCATTTCTTCAAAATGTATACTTGATTGGTGTATCGATATCCCATTACATGTCTGATCGATAATTTCTAtgattctggttttttttttttcagatataTCTACTTTACACTAGATTGATTTTTTCGCGAGGATACGAGTAATGTTGatgttgttttcaaaaataaaaataaaaattaactgtaaattaaaaaactttatactaatttttaataaaataaattaaaaaaatatacatacaaataagtgataataaatttattgattatagtaaaaaaaatgagccatgaaaatatgataaatattttatatattagggaaaaaaagttgaagatttattttagtttgaaattggatataaaaaatataaaggaaacaaaaaaaaacattataagtAATTATCGCAACTGACAGTGACTGTTACCTTTCTtttgtattgtatttttattattttagtattttttttatttcatatggtCTTctatgtttataattttaaatactattttataatttatcgaaagtaaactataattattaaatagaaagtaaaaaaaatccaagtttgACCTATGTTGcgtttacattgtttttttttttatatatataaaaaaaagttatattgttttacgtgtaattacaaaaaatctcaataaaaaaaaaagattaggatGAATAAATAATTGAGGTGGTTACTGTTACCCAAAATTTTGAAACTGTGTTGATAATCAATGTTCCCACAACCGGACCAAGTTAATTCAGCCATAAcaatataaacaaatacaatcagAAACTTTCcgttattatattaatataatttaagctaataaaattctcattaaaaaaaattcacctgTATTGTATTCTCCTGAAACTCTAaaactgtttgttttttttgttttaaatttttaaaatactttttttattttaaataaatattttttaatttttttattattttaatgtattaatataaaaaataatttttaaaaaataaaaaatatatattattataatatatttctaaataaaaaataatttgaaaggaACAAGAACCCTCTAACGAAACAAAACGTGTCATcatattcaaatatttatacaatgGGCTCTATACGGCCCAATATTGATGGCAGAGAGAAATGGTCAGGCCCATTTATGCCCGGTGAAGCCGTCATGACCGTCTCGATTCCAAACAAGACTTCAAAAAGAATGCAGTGCAGCGCAGTGTAAGTATAttttaattcttcttcttcttcatcatcatcatttgttCTTCGgttttgtttgttgattaaTCTCTGCGACTGctcatttagttttttctttctttctgtcgttttttaatatttctattaGTATTTGATTTGCTTTAGTTTCTCTTCTTCGATTCACTCCGTCAGGTAGCTTGTTGGTTTCACCACTATGCTTGTACTGGTTGCTAGTAATACTTGGCCATGAGCATCGTTATTCCTTTCTtccatttttgttcttttagggtttagggtttaggtttttgcTTCGGCTTTCAATTTCAAACACCTCTGCTCTATTTATTATGTAATAAACtgatagaaaattaaataattaatcgaTAAATCTAATTTCAGCTTAGGGTTGTGGAGCTGCAAGTGGGCATGAGATCCGTCTATCCgtaataattaataactaaCAATGGACACTGGTGGCAACTCTCTCCCGTCCGCTGCTCCTGACGGGGTTAAGAGAAAGGTTTGCTATTTCTACGATCCAGAAGTCGGCAATTACTATTATGGCCAAGGTCACCCCATGAAGCCCCACCGCATTCGAATGACCCATGCTCTGCTTGCCCACTATGGTTTGCTTCAGCACATGCAGGTCCTCAAGCCCTTTCCTGCTCGCGACCGGGATCTTTGTCGCTTCCATGCCGATGATTATGTCTCTTTCCTCCGCAGCATTACCCCTGAGACGCAGCAGGACCAGCTCAGGCAGCTCAAGCGCTTTAATGTCGGTGAAGATTGCCCTGTTTTTGATGGCCTCTACTCCTTCTGCCAGACTTATGCAGGTGGATCTGTTGGTGGTGCCGTTAAGTTAAATCACAACCTCTGTGACATTGCTGTCAATTGGGCTGGTGGCCTCCATCATGCTAAGAAGTGTGAGGCTTCTGGTTTTTGTTATGTCAATGACATCGTGCTTGCAATCCTGGAGCTTCTTAAAGTGCATGAGGTTTTTTACCTTCCCTCTCTCAGCTATAGACGCTAACATAGTTTCTCAATAGCACCTTTAAAAATgcccggtttttttttttttctaggaaagCCTTGATTTAATTCAATCTCTTCTAATCGCTACTCCAAAATTGAACGGCACCTATtgtatcattattttttctcttaggTTGTCAGGTCTAATCTtataatcagatttttttttttttcccttggcaGCGTGTTCTGTATGTGGATATCGACATTCATCACGGTGACGGTGTGGAGGAAGCATTTTACACCACTGATAGAGTCATGACTGTTTCATTCCATAAATTTGGAGATTATTTTCCCGGCACTGGGGATGTACGTGATATTGGATattcaaaaggaaaatactACTCTCTTAATGTTCCGTTGGATGATGGGATTGATGATGAGAGCTATCATTTCTTGTTCAAACCACTAATTGGAAAAGTAATGGAAGTTTTTAAGCCGGGTGCTGTGGTTCTCCAATGTGGTGCTGACTCATTATCCGGGGATAGATTAGGATGCTTCAATCTTTCAATCAAGGGCCATGCAGAGTGTGTTAAATTTATGAGATCTTTTAATGTGCCATTATTGCTATTGGGTGGTGGTGGCTACACCATTCGAAATGTCGCTCGCTGCTGGTGCTATGAGGTATGATTTTCTTGGTAAATGATCCTTTGTTGTTTTGCATTTGAAACGTATCTTTCTcaattatttatgaatttgatttgaagtaattcttttaatatcttCTTTTAACCTACTAAGTTTTTGATGCGAATAATACATGACAGACTGGAGTTGCACTTGGAATAGAAGTTGATGATAAGATGCCTCAGCATGAGTATTATGAGTACTTCGGTCCAGATTATACTCTTCATGTTGCCCCTAGCAACATGGAAAATAAGAATTCCCACCAGGTACTTGAGGAAATCCGGTGCAAGCTCCTTGATAATCTTTCAAAGCTTCAGCATGCACCCAGTGTCCAATTTCAGGAAAGAGTACCTGATACTGAGCTTCCAGAGGTATCCTTtgcttatttttataaagacAAAATAGGTGGCATTGATTCTAATTGTTCTCACAATTCACAACTAAGATTTTACAGTTTATCTACTTGGGCTTCACGTTAAAACTCTTTTTAATAGTCTAGGATTAACTTGTTTTATAGTTCACGAATAGAATCATGTCTGCTAATTGATACTGAACATTATGTCATGATTTATTGAGAATGATCAGGCAGAAGAAGAACAGAATGAAGCAGATGAGAGATGGGATCCAGATTCCGACATGGATGTTGATGAAGAACGGTATCTTTTGCTCTaccaaaaaaaagggagaataaGTTTTTATAGATTAGTTTATGTCTTCTGTTTACTAATTTACCTTTATATACAGCAAGCCATTACCAGGCAGAGTCAAGAGAGAAATAGTTGAAGCTGAGCCAAAAGAGTCGGTATGAGGAATTACAATTACCTCTTTATCTTTTcagaattttaatttcatgatgtTGGCCTATGAATGGACTTTTCCTGATTACTCATCAACTGTCTTAACCCATAACCTTAACAAGATAtccttttttcttgttctgaAAGGGGAGAAAGAATTTTGATAGTTAACTTTTGAGAATTTATCCTAGgtgaattattattatcttcCTTCAACACAAGATCTCCTTGTGTTTTTTCCCAAAAGCAAGATTACAAAATATTCATCATCGGTACATATTccagttttgaatatttttcacATTCCTTTTCACAGGAGGGCCAGAAAGGAAGTTCTGGGCATGCTAGAGGCTTTGATACAACAATAGCCGAGAATGCAAGTGGAAAGGTGAGCTTAATGCGCACTCCTGCAAGAAAAATCGAATGTGAAACACACAATGCGTTACTGTTTATAGATTACTCAGCACACAAAATTCTCAAGGGGACTTGCTTCTATTGATCACAAGTTTTACTGATTGGCATAAACACATGCAGGCTCAGGATGCTGGTCCTAAGCAAATTGATGAGGCAGGTGTGAGAGTTGAGCAGGAGAACGTGAACAAGGCATCTGATCAGATGTTCTCCAAGTCATGAGTAAAAAGTACCATTCCACAAACTGATCTAAGTTTGTGTATGGTTTCTCGAGCTCTGCATATACGAATGCAAACTTGTAAAAGCCTTGAAAAACTGAATGGTTTCATCTCTAAATACGGGGTTATTCAATTAATGCAATGTGTACTGGATATTATGGAAACTTcgatttgaaattcaaaattgagaaaaaatatataattgaattcaatgatTTATTTCCTTGAATAATTAGTGATGAAAATTGTGATTGTTATACCTAGAAGCAGCATAATGTTGGATTTCCCAGCGTGTATGAAGAGTATATTTGGGCAGAACACCCCTACAAAAGATTGAAGGCTTTGAAAGTGAAATTCACACCAGATTCATCGGTGACCCCTGCCACTGTGAAGCCACCCGTACTTGGATTTCCCAGCATATATAAGAATTCTTAGACGCCTGAGTCTATGGAATCCAAATGGTCAGCCACTGGTAGGCTACGGTCAGGCCATCTTCTTActcctttcattttcttcaagaTTTTCTGACGTGTGTACTAGAAGctattattcaaattttaacaGTTTTTGATGGAAAGTAAAAGTGTAGTGTTTATtttctaaagtattttttatttgaaaatatattaaaatatttatttttatttttgtaaaattatttttcatattaatatattattaaaatgattcggaaatattaaaaaaaaaaattaaaaaattaaattttagtaaaacaGTTTAAAAGTCAGtcccaaaaaatttcaaaaaaacagcCTATGAGACTTCGGCTCCAAACTCTACAAGGTTAAATATGACACAAATGTAATAATAGCTGACGGGCTTTGCTGATTTGAGTGGTATATCCAGAGcagagaaaatttcaatgacaAAAATAGACAAGGACCACGagaaaaaatcacacaaaagaTAAAAAGCCAGTGAAAGATGAAGCACCCCCAAGGCCAAACAGTAGCTTAGGGCACCATTGTTTGAGAAACCGACAATCCAACAGCAGGCACCGTCATTTCAGGACCCTTACTGTATCCTTGCTTAGGTTTAAGTTTTCATCCTTCCTGCTGCTGCTCTCAACTCAATTAATGGCACATGGATTGCAGGGGATGGTCCTTCCTCTCCCTGTGCTGCTGTCCAGCTCCACTGTCACTAAAACGATAACACAGCCTCTGCTAGCCTCAAACTGGTATTAAAAACTAGTAAACTTTTAGCATCAGCCAAATATCATAGCAAGGCAGACTGACTCTCATCCTTGTATAGAGGCCCGGTCTTTCTAACATGGGATGCTATCTGAGGGATTCTCTGGTTGCTAGGGCTCTGTAAACATccaccaaaaacataaaataaatcggTCAGAAAACATGGTAGGAAGGACAGTGGTAATACACTAACAACTTAATTgacatttaatttctttctccttttcttctcatgCACAAGGAAAGAGAAGCAGGTGttctactttttttaaaccagattttatccttgttttgatTTCCCAATATTACTGCACAAAACATGATTAATATTGTTGAAACTGCAGTGGCATTGATAGAGTCAATTAGAAGTAATGAGAGCGAAGAAAAAGCATGACAAGACCATAAACGAATTGCATTGACGCGACCAGCCAGTTAGTTGCGTATAGCAAGTGATGTTTAGTATAGTTACTAGCTTAGTGGAAGTGCTGTCTTTGCTAAATGTTGTGTAGAAACCTGAAAGTCACGCTGATACATTCTCTGTCCAAAAGGCCTACTGGTTGCCTCTTGTGATCTTCAATATGTTCTGAAACAACTGGAACCTGATTCACACCATGCCTATCCATGATGATCTGCACTGAGAGAAGATCCATACTAGGCTTTGCAATCCAGGGTGCTTGACATCTTTTTCCATCCAAGGAACACAATTCAGATACTAAAAGCTCCTGATACAGAAACAGCCAATCAATCAACATTAGTAGACGGTCATAACTCGGATGTGGTAATTGCAACAAGCTAATAACATGGCAGCTACTTTAGGAACTCTAAAGTAAAGACCAAGTCACCAACACCTTTAAATCGAACCTGTCTGTTCCTGTAGTATGCAGGCAGAATACCAATATTTCAGTAGTACCCATATCAATGTACAGATAAGTTTAAAATTTCCATTTGCACCATAATTAAGCATGTGCTTGTTAAAAAAGATTTCTACCAAAGCATGCCTACTTGATGAACATAATGGAACCATTTACATTTTGTCTTCTGtcttaatttgattttagaATCCTTAACcaagtgaatttttttatttttttggcctttttttCACATTTATGACATCTAAACCTTTTCAACACAGCAAAACAAACAACTGCAAGTTATATGGGATGATGAAAATTTGTTCAAGGAAGGGTCCCATACCTTGGTTATCCTGTTTTCAGACTTTATAATTTTGCTATAATCATCAATGTCGGCAAGAGTCagcaaaccaattaaaaaattattgtcatcAACAACCATTGCACAAGACTGCTTTTCTGCAAGCATAAGACTCACTGCTTCAGCGAGTAAAGTGCTCATGAGAACAGTTACATATCTTGTTCTCATGGCTTCTGAAACTAAAACATTCTTTTCGAAAACTTCAGTTTCAATACTAGAATCATCTATGCAGAGAGAACTTTCAACTTCACAAAGGTTATTTTCATAAGGTGCCTTTTCGGTAAGTACATAACCAGAGGAGAGTCCACTTGTCTTGGAGGAAGACATTTCAGGTTCTTGAGCTGGACGCCTGTTTCCCTCATTGAGTTTTGTGGTACCTTTGCCatcccttcttcttttctgtCCAGATGTGACCCATGAGGACAACCCTACAGCTCCGAGTAGTGGTAGAACTATTCGATAGTCTTGTGTCAATTCAAAGAGCAGCAAAACTGCAGTAAGAGGTACCTGACACACCCCTGCAAGTGTCGCAGCCATTCCAACCTGAAACGGGCATCTCCCAATGATCAATGGCATTACGCTTTTTGATAGTTTAGAGTATTCAATCAAAAAAGGTTTACATGTATGGATGACTAAATGTCCtcaacaaaaaatcatttcaacaaTGCATGATGATTCCAAGCTACCTTGTGGTAGGCATCTCTGTCCAAAGATGCCTTTGTGACTTAGTTGCCAACCATATCAGTAGCCTTATGAGAAATTAAGATGCCTTGTGAGAGATTCAATCATGATAGCTTTCATTTATGTTGAAGGTATCGTGTAACTTAACAGAACCGTCATCAATCAATTAATACTCAAGCAGTTAGTTCAAAAGGAGTAGATTTGTTTTAGCTTCCATTAGTTTACAGCCAATAGATAAGAATTTTGTATCCtgattacatatatttttatttgaatatagtGAGAACTTCCCAACACTCactgcaattttttttcttctgttccATCTGGAATCTTGTTATCTTCCAGAGatgaatctttttatatatttacttaaCTATAATTACACAAAGAACTTAGCAGCAAGGTTATGGTGTACTTGATTTCAGTAGAGATTAACTTCAGGGTGGGTCTGCTCCTGTTGAGACTAGTTATTGTTCATCGAACAGCCAACATAGGGAACAAAGAATTTCTGTGGTGATCTACTCCCTACCATTTACTAATACAACAATTGGCAGGAAAAATGAAAGCTTTACATTCTCCTTTTCAGAAAGTGAACTAATAAAGCCACATCAATGTACACTTCTTTGTCCTAAGCAGTGGCTATATATATGCTGACAGGGGATTATTGAGTTTTGTGATGCATACCATAGAGAGTTATCATTGTGCAAGGACCATAAAAACCAGTGGATAAGAGCTTGAATATAAGAAATTATGATGCTGTATAATCATGCATTATAATAGTACCAGCCCATAAGCTTGTGGTGATGCCACTTCCAAGAAGGATAGTTGAAGTGTGGGATTAGACTGAGCAACTGCAATATTAATGAACTTCCCATATGCCATTCCAGTTGCAGCACCGATAAAGAGGGATGGGGCATAGTAGCCTCCTACTAATCCAGAGGCCCGGCATAAGGAGGTTGCAACTATCTTGACTCCTACAAGCTGAAGCAATAGGTCAGCTGAGAGGCCCTGGACAAATGGCCGAGATTCCAACAAAATGTCAACATTCTCAAAACCCCAGTATAGGATTTCAGGATATGCCAAAGCTATGGTGCCAGTAGCTAAACTACCTAGTACAGGAAACGCAGCACTTGGAATCCCAACAGTGCGGTGAAGATGATTGACAGTTGAGAGCATGAAGGATGTGCATCTAGATAACGTCAATGAAACCAAGCCGCAGAGGATACCCAGCAAAAGATACAGTGGAAGTTCTGAAAATGAGATGAATAATAGCTAGCTTTTTTAGGCTTTAATAGTAAATGATAAAAGCTtgaatgattaattaaaatacaagcaAAACCAACCAATCAACGTAGAAGAAATTAGGTTGACAGCATGTGCTACtagtatttgaatttttttacttacCACTCGGGGAGCGGAAGTCATAGTCGGGGACCTTAAAAGCAGGTTCAGAACCAAGACCAATTTCTGATACAACAG contains:
- the LOC118038863 gene encoding histone deacetylase 19, whose product is MDTGGNSLPSAAPDGVKRKVCYFYDPEVGNYYYGQGHPMKPHRIRMTHALLAHYGLLQHMQVLKPFPARDRDLCRFHADDYVSFLRSITPETQQDQLRQLKRFNVGEDCPVFDGLYSFCQTYAGGSVGGAVKLNHNLCDIAVNWAGGLHHAKKCEASGFCYVNDIVLAILELLKVHERVLYVDIDIHHGDGVEEAFYTTDRVMTVSFHKFGDYFPGTGDVRDIGYSKGKYYSLNVPLDDGIDDESYHFLFKPLIGKVMEVFKPGAVVLQCGADSLSGDRLGCFNLSIKGHAECVKFMRSFNVPLLLLGGGGYTIRNVARCWCYETGVALGIEVDDKMPQHEYYEYFGPDYTLHVAPSNMENKNSHQVLEEIRCKLLDNLSKLQHAPSVQFQERVPDTELPEAEEEQNEADERWDPDSDMDVDEERKPLPGRVKREIVEAEPKESEGQKGSSGHARGFDTTIAENASGKAQDAGPKQIDEAGVRVEQENVNKASDQMFSKS
- the LOC118038861 gene encoding chloride channel protein CLC-e isoform X2 yields the protein MGSALPPRLLISASLSLSLSLSRRNQLFSSSSNYRYYQYKKIGIPAALPASLTPAERRRDCTSTVNATATATASNEDDEEEENQKPKLIRKINDGGGGGDGNSGIIISSCLVGLLTGIAVVLFNNAVHEIRDLFWDGIPYRGATWLREEPLDSNWLRVVSVPACGGLIVGILNHLQTTIITSSSTATNKNDKKGWLQLPVAAVAAAPSFLKTLAACFTLGTGNSLGPEGPSVEIGASVAKGIASLSVFNNRNSNQTKLSLLAAGSAAGISSGFNAAVAGCFFAVESVLWPSPSDSTTSLTNTTSMVILSAVVASVVSEIGLGSEPAFKVPDYDFRSPSELPLYLLLGILCGLVSLTLSRCTSFMLSTVNHLHRTVGIPSAAFPVLGVKIVATSLCRASGLVGGYYAPSLFIGAATGMAYGKFINIAVAQSNPTLQLSFLEVASPQAYGLVGMAATLAGVCQVPLTAVLLLFELTQDYRIVLPLLGAVGLSSWVTSGQKRRRDGKGTTKLNEGNRRPAQEPEMSSSKTSGLSSGYVLTEKAPYENNLCEVESSLCIDDSSIETEVFEKNVLVSEAMRTRYVTVLMSTLLAEAVSLMLAEKQSCAMVVDDNNFLIGLLTLADIDDYSKIIKSENRITKELLVSELCSLDGKRCQAPWIAKPSMDLLSVQIIMDRHGVNQVPVVSEHIEDHKRQPVGLLDRECISVTFRALATRESLR
- the LOC118038861 gene encoding chloride channel protein CLC-e isoform X1, coding for MGSALPPRLLISASLSLSLSLSRRNQLFSSSSNYRYYQYKKIGIPAALPASLTPAERRRDCTSTVNATATATASNEDDEEEENQKPKLIRKINDGGGGGDGNSGIIISSCLVGLLTGIAVVLFNNAVHEIRDLFWDGIPYRGATWLREEPLDSNWLRVVSVPACGGLIVGILNHLQTTIITSSSTATNKNDKKGWLQLPVAAVAAAPSFLKTLAACFTLGTGNSLGPEGPSVEIGASVAKGIASLSVFNNRNSNQTKLSLLAAGSAAGISSGFNAAVAGCFFAVESVLWPSPSDSTTSLTNTTSMVILSAVVASVVSEIGLGSEPAFKVPDYDFRSPSELPLYLLLGILCGLVSLTLSRCTSFMLSTVNHLHRTVGIPSAAFPVLGSLATGTIALAYPEILYWGFENVDILLESRPFVQGLSADLLLQLVGVKIVATSLCRASGLVGGYYAPSLFIGAATGMAYGKFINIAVAQSNPTLQLSFLEVASPQAYGLVGMAATLAGVCQVPLTAVLLLFELTQDYRIVLPLLGAVGLSSWVTSGQKRRRDGKGTTKLNEGNRRPAQEPEMSSSKTSGLSSGYVLTEKAPYENNLCEVESSLCIDDSSIETEVFEKNVLVSEAMRTRYVTVLMSTLLAEAVSLMLAEKQSCAMVVDDNNFLIGLLTLADIDDYSKIIKSENRITKELLVSELCSLDGKRCQAPWIAKPSMDLLSVQIIMDRHGVNQVPVVSEHIEDHKRQPVGLLDRECISVTFRALATRESLR